The Phragmites australis chromosome 15, lpPhrAust1.1, whole genome shotgun sequence genome window below encodes:
- the LOC133893506 gene encoding xylulose kinase 2-like has protein sequence MAGRGSLPEGSLFLGFDSSTQSLKATVLNNELVIVASEFVNFDSELPHYKTEGGVYRDPTDDGHIFSPTIMWVEALELLLKKLKPKINFSKVVAVSGSGQQHGSVYWKKGSHAVLSSLNPSKSLLLQLKDAFSTMDSPIWMDSSTTKQCREIENAVGGALELAKLTGSRAYERFTGPQIRKIYQTKPAIYEDTERISLVSSFMASILVGSYAGIDETDGAGMNLMDVNQRTWSKTVLEATAPGLEAKLGNLAPAYSVAGQIAPYFVERFLFDKNCLVIQWSGDNPNSLAGLTLNTPGDLAISLGTSDTVFGITAEAKPSLEGHVFPNPVEPNGYMVMLCYKNGSLTREDVRNRCAEKSWDVFNNYLEKTPPLNGGKLGFYYKDHEILPPLPVGFHRYIVENFNDVSSDNLMEREVDEFDPPSEVRAIIEGQMLSMRGHAERFGMPNPPNRIIATGGASSNESILKSIAQIFGCPVLTVQRPDSASLGAALRAAHGWLCNAEGSFVPISCLYKGNLEKTSLGSKLAVPAGDEEDRELLSKYTVLMRKRMEIERRLVEKIGRA, from the exons ATGGCGGGGCGAGGCTCCCTCCCGGAGGGCTCACTCTTCCTCGGATTCGACAGCTCCACTCA GTCACTGAAAGCTACTGTGCTCAACAATGAATTAGTAATAGTAGCTTCTGAATTTGTTAATTTTGATTCTGAATTGCCGCACTACAAGACTGAAGGTGGGGTGTACAGAGATCCCACAGATGATGGGCACATATTTTCGCCAACCATTATGTGGGTGGAAGCTTTGGAGTTGCTGCTCAAGAAACTAAAACCAAAGATAAACTTTAGTAAGGTTGTGGCCGTCTCAGGGAGCGGGCAGCAACATGGTAGTGTTTATTGGAAGAAGGGCAGTCATGCCGTGCTGTCCTCTTTGAATCCTAGTAAGAGCTTGTTACTGCAGCTGAAGGACGCCTTTTCTACGATGGACTCACCAATATGGATGGACAGTAGCACAACTAAGCAATGCAGAGAAATAGAGAATGCAGTTGGAGGTGCGTTGGAGTTAGCAAAACTGACAGGATCTCGTGCCTACGAGAGATTCACTGGTCCCCAGATACGAAAGATATATCAAACAAAGCCTGCTATTTATGAAGATACCGAGAGAATTTCTTTGGTGAGCTCGTTCATGGCATCAATCCTTGTTGGAAGCTATGCAGGTATTGACGAAACTGATGGTGCTGGGATGAACTTGATGGATGTAAACCAGAGGACCTGGTCAAAGACTGTTTTAGAG GCAACTGCACCTGGACTTGAAGCGAAGCTTGGAAATCTAGCACCAGCGTATTCAGTTGCTGGACAAATTGCTCCTTATTTTGTAGAAAG GTTTCTGTTTGATAAGAACTGTTTGGTCATTCAGTGGTCTGGAGACAATCCTAATAGCCTTGCAG GTTTAACTCTGAATACTCCTGGCGATCTTGCCATTAGCCTTGGTACTAGCGATACA GTATTTGGGATAACAGCAGAAGCTAAACCAAGTTTGGAAGGGCATGTTTTCCCCAACCCTGTTGAACCTAATGGTTACATGGTGATGCTATGCTACAAAAATGGCTCCTTGACCCGAGAAG ATGTGAGGAATCGATGTGCAGAGAAGTCATGGGATGTTTTCAACAACTACCTAGAGAAAACACCCCCTCTAAATG GTGGAAAGTTAGGATTCTACTACAAAGACCATGAAATCCTGCCACCACTTCCAG TGGGCTTCCATCGATACATTGTCGAAAACTTCAATGATGTCTCGTCGGACAATCTTATGGAGCGTGAAGTGGATGAATTTGATCCACCATCCGAG GTCCGTGCCATTATTGAAGGTCAAATGTTGTCGATGCGAGGTCATGCTGAGAGATTTGGCATGCCTAACCCTCCCAATCGGATCATAGCAACCGGTGGGGCATCCTCCAACGAAAGCATCCTCAAGTCCATTGCTCAAATTTTTGGTTGTCCTGTCTTAACAGTTCAAAGACCTG ATTCAGCTTCGCTTGGGGCGGCTCTGAGAGCCGCCCACGGGTGGCTGTGCAACGCGGAAGGAAGCTTCGTTCCCATCTCTTGCTTGTACAAGGGCAACCTGGAGAAGACCTCCCTTGGTTCGAAGCTTGCAGTCCCAGCCGGAGACGAGGAGGACAGGGAGCTCCTCAGTAAGTACACGGTGCTCATGAGGAAGAGGATGGAGATTGAGAGACGCCTGGTGGAGAAGATTGGGCGAGCGTAG
- the LOC133892834 gene encoding thymidylate kinase-like isoform X1: MTTLVRFVGREASLSRSGKAAAPSGLGLFAQRWRAFQGARMENGGGKSGRGALVVLEGLDRSGKSSQCARLLSFLEGKGCRAEGCRFPDRGTSVGQMISTYLANESQLDDRTIHLLFSANRWEKRCLMESKLLSGTTLIVDRYSYSGVAFSAAKGLDIEWCKAPEVGLIAPDLVIYLDVQPEKAAERGGYGGERYEKIEFQKRVAEHYHSLCDSTWKVVDGSLPMETVEEQLRELATSCIRECQGKPLTNLAW, from the exons ATGACTACGTTGGTTCGGTTCGTCGGAAGAGAAGCTTCTTTGAGCAG GAGTGGCAAAGCGGCGGCTCCGAGCGGTCTCGGTCTGTTTGCACAGCGTTGGAGAGCGTTTCAGGGTGCGAGAATGGAGAATGGGGGCGGCAAGAGTGGGCGTGGTGCTCTGGTGGTCTTGGAAGGGCTGGATCGGAGTGGGAAATCCTCGCAGTGTGCTCGACTGCTCTCCTTTTTGGAAGGCAAAGGTTGCCGTGCTGAAGGGTGTCGGTTCCCTGATAGAGGCACTAGTGTCGGGCAGATGATCTCCACATACCTCGCAAATGAGTCGCAGCTTGATGACAGAACGATTCATCTGCTCTTCAGCGCGAATCGCTGGGAGAAAAG ATGTTTGATGGAAAGCAAGCTACTCAGTGGAACTACACTCATTGTTGACCGCTATTCTTATTCTGGAGTGGCATTTTCAGCAGCTAAGGGACTCGACATCGAGTGGTGCAAG GCTCCAGAAGTTGGACTTATAGCTCCAGATCTTGTAATTTATCTTGATGTACAACCAGAG AAAGCGGCTGAAAGAGGAGGCTACGGGGGTGAGCGATATGAAAAGATAGAGTTCCAAAAGAGAGTTGCAGAGCATTACCATTCACTCTGTGATTCAACATGGAAG GTTGTCGACGGTTCCCTTCCCATGGAGACTGTTGAAGAACAGCTGAGAGAACTAGCTACGAGCTGCATTCGGGAGTGCCAAGGGAAGCCACTTACCAATCTGGCCTGGTAA
- the LOC133892836 gene encoding eukaryotic translation initiation factor 6-2-like, which yields MATRIQFENNCEVGVFSKLTNAYCLVAIGGSENFYSAFEAELADVIPVVKTSIGGTRIIGRLCVGNKNGLLLPHTTTDQELQHLRNCLPDQVVVQRIDERLSALGNCVACNDHVALTHPDLDKATEELIADVLGVEVFRQTVAGNILVGSYCAFSNRGGLVHPHTSIEDLDELSTLLQVPLVAGTVNRGSEVIAAGMTVNDWTAFCGSDTTATELSVIESVFKLREGQPTAIVADMRKSLIDSYV from the exons ATGGCAACCC GTATTCAGTTTGAGAACAATTGCGAGGTTGGTGTTTTCTCCAAGCTGACAAATGCCTACTGTCTGGTAGCAATCGGAGGGTCCGAAAATTTCTACAG TGCATTTGAGGCTGAGCTTGCAGATGTCATTCCTGTGGTCAAGACATCAATAGGTGGCACTAGAATAATCGGTCGGCTCTGTGTTG GAAACAAGAATGGACTTCTCTTGCCACACACTACTACGGACCAAG AGCTTCAGCATCTTAGGAACTGCCTGCCTGATCAAGTGGTTGTTCAGCGTATTGACGAAAGGCTTTCTGCCCTTGGCAATTGTGTAGCCTGCAATGACCATGTTGCGCTTACCCACCCTGATCTCGACAAG GCAACTGAGGAGCTTATTGCAGATGTGCTTGGTGTTGAGGTTTTCCGGCAGACTGTTGCGGGAAATATCCTAGTTGGGAGTTACTGTGCATTCTCTAACAGGGGTGGCTTG GTGCATCCTCATACATCCATTGAAGACCTCGATGAGCTGTCCACGCTCCTACAAGTCCCTCTCGTTGCTGGAACCGTGAACAGAGGCAGCGAAGTCATTGCTGCAGGCATGACAGTGAATGACTGGACTGCGTTTTGCGGCTCAGACACAACAGCCACCGAGCTCTCTGTCATCGAAAGCGTCTTCAAGCTGAGAGAAGGGCAACCCACCGCCATTGTCGCCGACATGAGGAAGTCTCTGATAGACAGTTACGTGTAA
- the LOC133892834 gene encoding thymidylate kinase-like isoform X2: MENGGGKSGRGALVVLEGLDRSGKSSQCARLLSFLEGKGCRAEGCRFPDRGTSVGQMISTYLANESQLDDRTIHLLFSANRWEKRCLMESKLLSGTTLIVDRYSYSGVAFSAAKGLDIEWCKAPEVGLIAPDLVIYLDVQPEKAAERGGYGGERYEKIEFQKRVAEHYHSLCDSTWKVVDGSLPMETVEEQLRELATSCIRECQGKPLTNLAW, translated from the exons ATGGAGAATGGGGGCGGCAAGAGTGGGCGTGGTGCTCTGGTGGTCTTGGAAGGGCTGGATCGGAGTGGGAAATCCTCGCAGTGTGCTCGACTGCTCTCCTTTTTGGAAGGCAAAGGTTGCCGTGCTGAAGGGTGTCGGTTCCCTGATAGAGGCACTAGTGTCGGGCAGATGATCTCCACATACCTCGCAAATGAGTCGCAGCTTGATGACAGAACGATTCATCTGCTCTTCAGCGCGAATCGCTGGGAGAAAAG ATGTTTGATGGAAAGCAAGCTACTCAGTGGAACTACACTCATTGTTGACCGCTATTCTTATTCTGGAGTGGCATTTTCAGCAGCTAAGGGACTCGACATCGAGTGGTGCAAG GCTCCAGAAGTTGGACTTATAGCTCCAGATCTTGTAATTTATCTTGATGTACAACCAGAG AAAGCGGCTGAAAGAGGAGGCTACGGGGGTGAGCGATATGAAAAGATAGAGTTCCAAAAGAGAGTTGCAGAGCATTACCATTCACTCTGTGATTCAACATGGAAG GTTGTCGACGGTTCCCTTCCCATGGAGACTGTTGAAGAACAGCTGAGAGAACTAGCTACGAGCTGCATTCGGGAGTGCCAAGGGAAGCCACTTACCAATCTGGCCTGGTAA